The sequence CCGAAAATTCGAGATTTTCGCGGAGCACCGACGAGGCAACCAGCGCGATCGACACCAACGCCAGATCCACCAGCAGAATGCGCAATGATCTCATGGCAATATACCGTTCAATCCCTTGTCATTTCAGAGATATTTGCCGCTTCCACTGCCGTTCCGAGCAGGTATCTCGCGGTTAACATTCGGTTAACATTAGTCTGTGACATCGGGGCGACATCACAACATCAGTTAGAAAGAGTTCCACAAGACACCCGAGGTCGTTGCGGGAGCCGCGATGCTGCCGAAAGCTTTGCAGGAACTCTTGGCAGTGCAGCCGACGACGCTGCAGGCCGGACCATGACGCGTCATCGCGGTGCTCCACGACGCCGCGACGTCATTGCGATGCTCTCATGTCATCGTAACATAATATGACGTGGTGTATCCCGTGCCGGCATTGCCGGGACCGAAACGTGCCGAACGGGCAGGTTGCGGGCTTGGCGGCCGTAAGGTGCGTGCCCGGGGCTCGCGCATAACGTTCCGCGTAACACGCGCGCCGACGCAGCAAGCCGTGCGGCGGGCGTTAGAGGAGACGGGTGGGCAGATGACCGCGATCCTGGGGCTGAATTTCAATCACGCCGACGCATCGGCCGCGCTGATCCTGGACGGCAAGGTCGTCGCGGCTGTCGCCGAGGAACGCTTTGGGCGTCGCATCAAGCATGATCCCTCGTTTCCGGAACACGCGGTCAGGTCGGTCCTTGCGATCGGCGGGATCAGCGTCAAGGACATCGATCTCATCGCAGTGCCGCGCGATACGCAGCAAAATCGGCTGAGCAAGGCCCTGTATGTCCTGCAAAATCCCTGGCAGGGCGCACAGGCGGTGGCGGAGCATCTGCGCCGCGCCAATGCCGAGAAGGGGACTGCCGATCGGGTTGCGGAAGCATGCGGCGAAGCGCCCGGCTCGCTCCGGGCCAAGGTCGTCAATATCGAGCATCATATCGCGCACATCGCGAGCGCCTATTATTGCTCGCCATTCGAAGGCGTGACCGCCGGCTTTTCCTACGACAGCAGCGGCGATTTCGTGAGTGCGATGGCCGCGCGATGCGAAGGCAGCCGCATCGAGGTGCTCGATCGGGTATCGTTGCCGAATAGCCTCGGGTTCTTCTACACGGCCTGCTGTCAGTACATCGGCTTCGACGGGTTCGGCGAGGAGTACAAGGTCATGGGCCTTGCCCCCTATGGGGAGAACACCTATGCCGAATTCATGCGCAGCCTGGTGAGCTCGCCGGATGACGGCTGGTTCCGTCTTGCCCCCGGCTGGTTCGGAATGCATTCGGGCGGCGAGAGCGGCGGAATGGACGACCGCAACGCGATCGTGACGGGCACGCTCTACACCGACAAATGGGCCGAAAAGCTGGGCCCGCCACGCCAGCGCGGCGACGAGTTGACGCAGCGGCAACGCGACATTGCCCGTTCGTGCCAGGTACGGTTCGAAGACGTCGCGATGGATTGCTTCCAGAAGCTTCACGATCGGGTTCGCAGCAACCAGATCGCCTATGCCGGCGGATGCGCGCTCAACGGCGTCGCGAATGCGCGGCTGTTGCGCGACACCCCGTTCGAGAATGTCTATCTCCAGCCGGCCGCCTCCGACGACGGCCTGTGCATCGGGGCCGCCATGTGGGCCTGGCACAACGTTGCCGGCAGATCGGAGCGCTTCTACATGAAGCACGCCTATTGGGGCCCGGAATATTCGGACAGCGTCGTGTGCAAGGCGGCGGAAGCCTCCGGCTTCCCGGTTCACCAGGTGTCGCGCGCCGAACTGCCGGAGGCGGCCGCCCGGCTGATCCGGGCGGGCCTCGTGATCGGATGGTATCAGGGCCGGTCGGAATGGGGCCCGCGCGCCCTCGGCAACCGTTCCATCCTCGGCGATCCGACCCGGTCAGACATCAAGGACCTCATCAACGCCAAGATCAAGCGCCGCGAATTGTTTCGTCCCTTCGCGCCGACCATCGTGCGCCACGAGGTCGCCAAATATTTCGAGCAGGACGTTTTCAGTCCGTTCATGATGCACGTCGTGAAGGTTCGTCCCGAGTGGCGCGAGCAGCTGCCGGGCATCACGCATGTCGACGGCACCGGCCGCCTCCAGAGCATCGAGCGCGAGACCAACCCGCTGTACTTCGACCTGATCGAGGCGTTCGGACGCCAGTCCGGCATTCCGATCGTTCTCAACACCAGCTTCAATGAGAACGAGCCGATCGTCGACACGCCGGAGCAGGCCGTGAGCTGCTTCACGCGAACCGGGCTCGATGCGCTGTGCCTCGGCAACTACATTGTCGCCAAGCCGGAGCACGAGGCGCTCGTGCGCGACGTGTGCCGCTCGCAGGAAGCTGCGGCGGGCTGAAGCCCGTCATTCCATTGCGCTGCAGGTCGCAACGAGGCGCTCGGCTACGAGATCGCTCGCGCAGCCATCCCCGGAGTCTGGGTGCGAGCTGTCGCAATCTCGGAGAGCACCCGGCCAAGTTGCTTGGCCGGAATGCTGATCTCGAAGCGATCCAGAAAGCAGTCGCGGGCGGCCTTGCCCATCGCGTTCTTCTCCGACTGAGGCAGCGACACGAAGCGCGCCAACATGTCGCCAACGCCGGCAGCGTCATCGGTCGAGACCAGTCCGGCGGCATCCGAGACGACTTCACGCCAGATGTTGACCTTGTCGGTGATCAGGACCGGCCTGCCGGCCGCAAGGGTCTCGGCAACCGCAACGCCGAAGTTCTCCTGATGTGATGGCAGCACGAAAGCATCGCAGGCGCGCAAGGCGCCCCATTTGACGTCGCCGAACACCGTGCCGGGCCAATGGATACGACGTTCAATGCCGGCCGCGCGTGCCTGGGCCTCGAGCTCGCTCCGCCATCCGACCTGATCCGGGCCTGCGATGACCAGATCGAGTTCGGGGTTCGCGGCCGCAATCTCGGCGAAGGCCGCGATCAGCAGGTCGCAGCCCTTCTTGGGATGGATGCGGCCGAGAAACAGCAGAAATGCCCGCTCGCCGAGGGCAGGCAGGGATTTGCGAAACGCGCCGATCTGTTGTTCGCGATCACCGCGAATGTCCGCGGTCCCATAACCGACAATTCGTTCACGGGCGCGATATGGCCAGAACGTGTTGCGGGCGCGGATCATCTCGTCTTCCGTGGTGAACAGCACGGCGTTGGCCTGCTTCAACAACGGGCCCTCGGAGAAAGCCCACAGCGCCTGCTTCATTGCATGCTTCAAGCTCCCGCGCGCCCATGGATCCAGCATGCCATGCGCAAACACGACATAGGGAACGCCGGATCGCGACAGGACCTGGCGCGATCCGAGCGTTGAATAATTCCAAAGTCCGTTGACCACCGCGATATCATAGTCGCCGACATGCGATCTGAGCCATGGCACGAATTTGGGCGCATATCCGTAGTGGGTCCACAGCCAGTTCAAGGGACCGGATGGATGGCTCAGCCTGCCGCTCCCGACTGCGAAGGTCGGCACGGGACATTCGCAGACCCAGGGGTCGTCTGGACCGTCCAGACTGACGATATGCGTTTCCATTCCGAACGCACGCCGGCTCTCCGCCTGACGCAGCAGGCCCTCGATGGCCCCGCCACCGCAGGGATCGACGGATGCTATGATCTCGAGAACGCGCAATGATGACTTCATCGGTGGCTTCACATCCGAATATGATCCATACGATATATGGACCGGCGAGCGATACCAAATTGATTGCCGCCGTAT comes from Bradyrhizobium diazoefficiens and encodes:
- a CDS encoding carbamoyltransferase family protein, producing MTAILGLNFNHADASAALILDGKVVAAVAEERFGRRIKHDPSFPEHAVRSVLAIGGISVKDIDLIAVPRDTQQNRLSKALYVLQNPWQGAQAVAEHLRRANAEKGTADRVAEACGEAPGSLRAKVVNIEHHIAHIASAYYCSPFEGVTAGFSYDSSGDFVSAMAARCEGSRIEVLDRVSLPNSLGFFYTACCQYIGFDGFGEEYKVMGLAPYGENTYAEFMRSLVSSPDDGWFRLAPGWFGMHSGGESGGMDDRNAIVTGTLYTDKWAEKLGPPRQRGDELTQRQRDIARSCQVRFEDVAMDCFQKLHDRVRSNQIAYAGGCALNGVANARLLRDTPFENVYLQPAASDDGLCIGAAMWAWHNVAGRSERFYMKHAYWGPEYSDSVVCKAAEASGFPVHQVSRAELPEAAARLIRAGLVIGWYQGRSEWGPRALGNRSILGDPTRSDIKDLINAKIKRRELFRPFAPTIVRHEVAKYFEQDVFSPFMMHVVKVRPEWREQLPGITHVDGTGRLQSIERETNPLYFDLIEAFGRQSGIPIVLNTSFNENEPIVDTPEQAVSCFTRTGLDALCLGNYIVAKPEHEALVRDVCRSQEAAAG
- a CDS encoding glycosyltransferase, yielding MKSSLRVLEIIASVDPCGGGAIEGLLRQAESRRAFGMETHIVSLDGPDDPWVCECPVPTFAVGSGRLSHPSGPLNWLWTHYGYAPKFVPWLRSHVGDYDIAVVNGLWNYSTLGSRQVLSRSGVPYVVFAHGMLDPWARGSLKHAMKQALWAFSEGPLLKQANAVLFTTEDEMIRARNTFWPYRARERIVGYGTADIRGDREQQIGAFRKSLPALGERAFLLFLGRIHPKKGCDLLIAAFAEIAAANPELDLVIAGPDQVGWRSELEAQARAAGIERRIHWPGTVFGDVKWGALRACDAFVLPSHQENFGVAVAETLAAGRPVLITDKVNIWREVVSDAAGLVSTDDAAGVGDMLARFVSLPQSEKNAMGKAARDCFLDRFEISIPAKQLGRVLSEIATARTQTPGMAARAIS